A stretch of the Poseidonibacter antarcticus genome encodes the following:
- a CDS encoding SulP family inorganic anion transporter, which produces MLNIKDTFIGNSAKNDILSGLVVAVALVPEAIAFSFIAQVSPIVGLYAAFILGLITALMGGKPGMISGATGAVAIVLVGLSIAAKDILIAQGLSGDELSFGIVQYITLTAIVAGIIQITIGAFKMGKFIRLVPQPALHGFVNGLAVVIATSQFKFLDGAGIVMYAIILGTMAIMYFLPKLTSAVPAGLIAIIVFTLGVYITGIDTKLVGDLANLSQFKGLLPSFHIPDTILSLDALKLILPYAIIVALVGVIESLLTLSVLDEISGKRGSANQECIAQGTGNITCGLFGAMPGCAMIGQSIINFTSGGLGRLSSLVASIGLILLVATLTDLLNIIPVAILVGIMFMVSIGTFEWSSFSRITKMPKSDAFVLLTVTGITIVADLAIAVISGVIISALVFAWKHAKVVAKTNIEEDGTKIYNFDGPLFFGSVTAFNDNFDVENDPKNVVLDFKDARVMDISGVEAIDAITKKYLELDKTIKIRHLSPECKSIMKNAGQFCTYEEDDPKYKVAYNY; this is translated from the coding sequence TTGTTAAATATAAAAGATACTTTTATAGGAAATAGTGCAAAAAATGATATTTTATCAGGACTAGTAGTCGCAGTTGCACTTGTTCCTGAAGCTATTGCTTTTTCATTTATTGCACAAGTTAGTCCAATTGTTGGATTATATGCTGCATTTATTTTAGGATTAATAACCGCACTTATGGGTGGAAAACCTGGAATGATTTCAGGAGCAACGGGTGCGGTTGCTATTGTACTTGTTGGTTTAAGTATTGCGGCAAAAGATATATTAATCGCTCAAGGATTAAGTGGTGATGAACTCTCTTTTGGAATAGTGCAATATATTACCTTAACAGCAATTGTTGCGGGAATTATACAAATAACAATTGGTGCTTTTAAAATGGGTAAATTTATTCGTTTAGTTCCGCAACCTGCTCTTCATGGCTTTGTAAATGGACTTGCAGTTGTAATTGCTACTAGTCAATTTAAGTTTTTAGATGGTGCTGGAATAGTTATGTATGCAATTATCTTAGGAACAATGGCAATTATGTACTTTTTACCTAAGTTGACAAGTGCTGTTCCTGCTGGTCTTATAGCAATTATTGTATTTACTCTTGGTGTTTATATTACAGGTATAGATACAAAACTTGTAGGTGATTTAGCTAACTTATCACAATTTAAAGGATTACTTCCATCATTTCATATTCCTGATACGATTTTAAGTTTAGATGCATTAAAACTTATTCTTCCTTATGCAATTATTGTTGCACTTGTTGGTGTAATTGAATCACTTTTAACACTTTCTGTATTAGATGAAATTAGTGGGAAAAGAGGAAGTGCAAATCAAGAATGTATTGCACAAGGAACTGGAAATATTACTTGTGGATTATTTGGAGCAATGCCAGGATGTGCGATGATTGGGCAATCAATTATTAACTTTACATCAGGTGGTCTTGGACGACTTTCAAGTCTTGTAGCATCTATTGGATTAATTTTGTTAGTTGCAACATTAACAGACCTTCTAAATATCATTCCTGTTGCTATTTTAGTTGGAATTATGTTTATGGTTTCTATTGGAACTTTTGAATGGAGTTCTTTTTCAAGAATTACAAAAATGCCAAAAAGTGATGCTTTTGTACTTCTAACTGTAACTGGTATTACAATAGTTGCAGATTTAGCAATTGCTGTTATTTCTGGTGTGATAATCTCAGCACTTGTATTTGCTTGGAAACATGCAAAAGTTGTAGCTAAAACAAATATAGAAGAAGATGGAACAAAAATATATAATTTTGATGGACCATTATTCTTTGGAAGTGTAACAGCTTTTAATGATAATTTTGATGTAGAAAATGATCCAAAAAATGTTGTATTAGATTTTAAAGATGCAAGAGTTATGGATATTTCAGGTGTTGAAGCAATTGATGCAATTACAAAAAAATATCTTGAACTTGATAAAACAATCAAAATTAGACACTTAAGTCCTGAATGTAAATCTATTATGAAAAATGCTGGACAATTTTGTACATACGAAGAAGATGATCCAAAATATAAAGTTGCTTATAATTATTAA
- the rmuC gene encoding DNA recombination protein RmuC, translating into MMDNGFIEINYITLIISIIFILAGLLIILQFSRQKYESKLNSLQDEALLKLKALNEKIELNHSSYEGQINTLNTSNRKLEEEKKLIKESLEDKLRMLEKHTDETLDNITANYELKLSNQEELAEAKERNLNEKITLLEESKVQMKMEFENLANKLFDENQKKSNLNLSQVLTSFKDQLESFGKRANDIYNEETKQRTSLITELKTLKDLNHKISADAINLTKALKGENKIQGDWGEMILSSILDQTGLREGKEYDTQGSYTDNDGKVLRPDVVVHLPSKKDIIIDSKVSLNSYLAYTQKDDKDKKEQALKELLKSISNHMKGLSSKKYEDIEGVKTLDFVLMFIPIEGAFLLASSEDKNLFKTAFDHNIMIVSPSTLFVTLRTIENIWRNEHQNENAEIISKKAADLYDKFHGFINDIEDIGLNINRTQKAYDRAFSKLSTGNGNLLKRSEEFLELGVKPKRQINLKNNSIE; encoded by the coding sequence ATGATGGATAATGGCTTTATAGAAATTAATTATATAACTTTAATAATTTCTATAATTTTTATATTAGCAGGGTTGTTAATTATTTTGCAATTCTCTAGGCAGAAATATGAAAGTAAACTAAATAGCCTTCAAGATGAAGCTTTATTGAAATTAAAAGCTTTAAATGAAAAAATTGAATTAAATCATAGCTCTTATGAAGGTCAAATAAATACATTAAACACTTCTAATAGAAAACTAGAAGAAGAGAAAAAGTTAATTAAAGAAAGTTTAGAAGATAAACTAAGGATGTTGGAAAAGCATACTGATGAAACATTAGATAATATAACTGCTAATTATGAACTAAAATTATCAAATCAAGAAGAATTAGCAGAAGCAAAAGAAAGAAATTTGAATGAAAAAATTACTTTGTTAGAAGAATCAAAAGTTCAAATGAAAATGGAATTTGAAAATTTAGCTAATAAACTTTTTGATGAGAATCAAAAGAAATCTAATCTAAATTTATCGCAAGTTTTAACATCATTTAAAGACCAACTTGAATCTTTTGGGAAAAGAGCAAATGATATCTATAATGAAGAAACAAAGCAAAGAACATCGTTAATAACAGAACTAAAAACTTTAAAAGATTTAAATCATAAAATATCAGCTGATGCAATTAATTTAACAAAAGCATTAAAAGGTGAGAATAAGATTCAAGGAGATTGGGGTGAAATGATTTTATCTTCTATCTTGGATCAAACAGGTCTTCGAGAAGGTAAAGAATATGATACTCAAGGTTCATATACAGATAATGATGGGAAAGTGTTAAGACCTGATGTTGTTGTTCATCTTCCTTCTAAAAAAGATATAATTATTGACTCAAAAGTATCACTAAACTCATATTTAGCATATACGCAAAAAGATGATAAAGATAAAAAAGAACAAGCTTTAAAAGAACTTCTTAAATCTATTTCAAATCATATGAAAGGTTTAAGTTCTAAAAAATATGAGGATATTGAAGGTGTTAAAACTTTAGACTTTGTATTAATGTTTATACCAATAGAAGGTGCATTTTTATTGGCATCTTCTGAAGATAAAAATTTATTTAAAACAGCATTTGATCATAATATAATGATTGTTTCACCATCTACATTATTTGTTACATTAAGAACAATAGAAAATATTTGGAGAAATGAACATCAAAATGAAAATGCAGAAATTATCTCAAAAAAAGCAGCAGATTTATATGACAAATTTCATGGATTTATAAATGATATTGAAGATATAGGTTTAAATATTAATAGAACCCAAAAAGCTTATGATAGAGCTTTTTCTAAGTTATCAACGGGTAATGGAAATCTTCTTAAAAGATCTGAAGAGTTTCTTGAATTAGGTGTAAAACCTAAAAGACAAATCAATCTTAAAAATAATAGTATAGAGTAA
- the trxC gene encoding thioredoxin TrxC: MSKINVICPSCLKVNSIPKKDSYSKANCGSCKNSLLDTTPIELDESNFDHVVVNSDIPVIVDFWAPWCGPCKMMAPIFLEVAQKYPLKALFVKVNTEAHQDLGAKYNIRSIPTIVVYKGGHEVKRVSGALDPLRLSNLVNENL, from the coding sequence ATGAGTAAAATAAATGTTATTTGTCCATCTTGTTTAAAAGTGAATTCAATTCCTAAAAAAGATAGTTATAGTAAGGCCAATTGTGGGTCTTGCAAAAATTCATTATTAGATACAACTCCAATAGAACTTGATGAATCAAATTTTGACCATGTTGTTGTAAATTCTGATATTCCTGTTATTGTAGACTTTTGGGCACCTTGGTGTGGACCTTGTAAAATGATGGCACCAATATTTTTAGAAGTTGCACAAAAATATCCACTTAAAGCATTATTCGTAAAAGTGAACACAGAAGCACATCAAGATTTAGGTGCAAAATATAATATAAGATCAATTCCTACAATTGTAGTTTATAAAGGTGGTCATGAAGTTAAAAGAGTTTCAGGAGCTTTAGATCCATTAAGACTATCAAATTTAGTAAATGAAAATTTATAG
- a CDS encoding acetolactate synthase large subunit, with the protein MKMSGAKMVVESLHLEGVEVVFGYPGGAIMNVYDEIYKQNHFQHILNRHEQASIIAAEGYARATGKVGVSIVTSGPGFTNAVTGLADAYMDSIPLVVISGQVPSNIIGTDGFQEIDAVGISRPCTKHNYLVNKIEDLPRIMKEAFHIASTGRPGPVHIDIPKDITAEISDFVYPKEVHLPTYRPTINYNKKQLKRAMNELSKAKKPLLYIGGGAILANCAYEIRDLAKKLNIPAVETLMARGAMGDENPLFFGMLGMHGEFSANMAAHETDLLISLGARFDDRVTGRLDEFASKAKVIHVDIDPASISKLVTADYPIVGDLKRTVNGMLESIDDLEFNDFTNWVELLREYREKEPLRYNDSNDVIKPQWPIQRIGKILGSKAVISTDVGQHQMWSAQFFPFSHPRQWVTSGGLGTMGFGLPAALGVARAIQGTDKVSINITGDGSILMNIQELMTCVESNLPVINIILNNNYLGMVRQWQTMFYGNRLSQTDLSVQPDFPKLVEAFGGIGYRVTTKDEFDAALRDAIKQKRPAMIEVIVARDEEVLPMVPNGHALNEMTLIEEGK; encoded by the coding sequence ATGAAAATGAGTGGCGCTAAAATGGTTGTAGAATCATTACATCTAGAAGGGGTTGAAGTTGTCTTCGGATACCCTGGAGGCGCTATTATGAACGTCTATGATGAAATTTATAAACAAAATCATTTCCAACATATTCTTAACAGACATGAACAAGCTTCAATAATTGCAGCTGAAGGTTATGCTAGAGCAACAGGTAAAGTAGGTGTTTCAATTGTAACAAGTGGACCAGGATTTACAAATGCAGTTACAGGTTTAGCTGATGCATATATGGATTCTATTCCTTTAGTTGTAATTTCAGGACAAGTTCCATCAAATATAATTGGTACAGACGGTTTCCAAGAAATTGATGCAGTTGGTATTTCAAGACCATGTACAAAACATAATTATTTAGTAAATAAAATTGAAGATTTACCAAGAATTATGAAAGAAGCTTTTCATATAGCAAGTACAGGTAGACCAGGTCCTGTTCATATTGATATTCCAAAAGATATTACAGCAGAAATATCTGATTTTGTATATCCAAAAGAAGTACATTTACCAACATATAGACCAACTATTAACTATAACAAAAAACAGTTAAAAAGAGCTATGAATGAACTTAGCAAAGCTAAAAAACCATTATTATATATTGGTGGTGGTGCAATTTTAGCTAATTGTGCTTATGAAATTAGAGATTTAGCAAAAAAACTTAATATTCCAGCTGTTGAAACATTAATGGCAAGAGGTGCAATGGGTGATGAAAATCCATTGTTCTTTGGTATGTTAGGAATGCACGGTGAATTTTCTGCGAATATGGCAGCACATGAAACTGATCTTTTAATTTCATTGGGTGCAAGATTTGATGATAGGGTAACAGGAAGATTAGATGAATTTGCATCAAAAGCAAAAGTTATTCATGTAGATATTGATCCTGCGAGTATTAGTAAATTAGTAACAGCAGATTATCCAATTGTTGGTGATTTAAAACGAACAGTAAATGGTATGCTTGAATCTATAGATGATTTAGAATTTAATGATTTTACTAATTGGGTTGAACTTTTAAGAGAATATAGAGAAAAAGAACCATTAAGATACAATGATTCTAATGATGTTATTAAACCTCAATGGCCAATACAAAGAATTGGGAAAATTTTAGGTTCTAAAGCTGTTATTTCTACTGATGTTGGTCAACATCAAATGTGGTCAGCACAATTTTTTCCATTCTCTCATCCAAGACAATGGGTTACTTCAGGTGGATTAGGAACAATGGGATTTGGCTTACCCGCTGCACTTGGTGTTGCACGAGCAATTCAAGGTACTGATAAAGTTTCTATTAATATTACAGGTGATGGTTCAATTCTTATGAATATACAAGAACTTATGACTTGTGTTGAAAGTAACTTACCTGTAATTAATATTATTTTAAATAATAATTACTTAGGAATGGTTAGACAATGGCAAACTATGTTCTATGGAAATAGATTATCGCAAACAGATTTATCTGTGCAACCAGATTTTCCAAAACTTGTTGAAGCTTTTGGTGGAATAGGTTACAGAGTTACTACAAAAGATGAGT
- a CDS encoding DUF523 domain-containing protein has protein sequence MKVLVSSCLLGEDVRYDGRNSSIAMGSSFTFSQKEIFMDILCENQIYSFCPEVSGGLSTPRLPAEIVSTTKPFKVETNDETDVTIPFLIGAKNALDICNEEGIKVALLKSKSPSCGNTHIYDGTFSNTLIEGQGLTARLLEENGIRVFNETQLEDLKQFIESN, from the coding sequence ATGAAAGTATTAGTCTCTTCATGTTTATTAGGCGAAGATGTAAGATATGATGGTAGAAATTCATCAATTGCGATGGGTTCATCTTTTACATTTTCACAAAAAGAGATATTTATGGATATACTTTGTGAAAACCAAATATACTCTTTTTGTCCAGAAGTTTCAGGTGGTTTAAGTACACCTAGATTACCTGCTGAAATAGTAAGTACAACTAAACCTTTTAAGGTTGAAACAAATGATGAAACAGATGTTACAATACCTTTTTTAATAGGAGCAAAAAATGCTCTTGATATATGTAATGAAGAGGGTATTAAAGTTGCATTATTAAAATCAAAATCTCCTTCATGTGGAAATACACATATATATGATGGAACTTTCTCAAATACTTTAATAGAAGGACAAGGCTTAACAGCTAGACTTTTAGAAGAAAATGGAATAAGAGTTTTTAATGAAACTCAATTGGAAGATTTAAAACAATTTATAGAATCTAATTAG
- a CDS encoding molybdopterin molybdotransferase MoeA codes for MRKFITYDKSIEILNNIKLNKPTTEKVFIVDAIDKVIAYDVIADHNSPEHPTSGMDGYAIKFEDMNNPSIEIIDKNPAGSVVESKVVKGVCIKTFTGSLMPEDSDTLVPIENVEVNKNTIKITKAVPFGFATRDIGENYSRNEVLIKKGTVIGFAEVGVLASLNIAQINVIVNPTVAIASTGSEILDLGEIQTNQAQIRSSNHLTIEALCKKNGANTLQMGIVEDDIESITNLLETALQKADIVVTTGGVSVGDYDFVQDVIKDKLQAEVLFHGVTIKPGMHILVAIKDGKTIIALPGFAYSSTVCAILYVLPLIYRFRQSSESLPIVKARISEDYPRRMPKTIFSACNVEYINNEYTINFDGKRKGTSAILTNMLESPALLIQKEDSKDIKKGDLVEILLLNQLK; via the coding sequence ATGAGAAAATTTATTACTTATGATAAATCTATTGAAATACTAAATAATATAAAGTTAAATAAACCTACAACAGAAAAAGTTTTTATAGTCGATGCAATTGATAAAGTAATAGCATATGATGTAATTGCAGATCATAATAGTCCTGAGCACCCAACTTCTGGTATGGATGGCTATGCTATAAAATTTGAAGATATGAATAATCCTAGTATTGAGATTATTGATAAAAATCCTGCAGGCAGTGTTGTTGAATCAAAGGTTGTAAAAGGAGTATGTATCAAAACTTTTACTGGCTCTTTAATGCCAGAAGATAGTGATACATTAGTTCCAATTGAAAATGTAGAAGTAAATAAAAATACAATAAAAATTACTAAAGCAGTTCCTTTTGGTTTTGCAACAAGAGATATTGGTGAAAACTACTCAAGAAATGAAGTATTAATTAAAAAAGGTACTGTAATTGGTTTTGCTGAAGTAGGAGTCTTAGCTTCATTAAATATTGCTCAAATAAATGTAATAGTAAATCCTACTGTTGCAATTGCAAGTACAGGAAGTGAGATACTTGATTTAGGAGAAATTCAAACTAATCAAGCACAAATAAGAAGTTCAAATCATCTTACTATTGAGGCTTTATGTAAAAAAAATGGTGCAAATACACTTCAAATGGGTATAGTTGAAGATGATATTGAATCAATTACAAACTTACTTGAAACTGCTTTACAAAAAGCTGATATTGTTGTAACTACAGGTGGTGTTTCTGTTGGTGATTATGACTTCGTTCAAGATGTTATAAAAGACAAACTTCAAGCTGAAGTATTATTTCATGGTGTTACTATTAAACCAGGAATGCATATTCTTGTAGCAATTAAAGATGGAAAAACAATTATTGCACTTCCAGGTTTTGCATACTCTTCAACAGTATGTGCAATTTTATATGTATTACCGTTAATTTATAGATTTAGACAATCTAGTGAATCATTACCAATAGTAAAAGCAAGAATTAGTGAAGATTATCCACGAAGAATGCCAAAGACTATATTTTCTGCATGTAATGTTGAATATATAAATAATGAATATACTATAAATTTTGATGGAAAGAGAAAAGGAACAAGTGCTATTTTAACAAATATGTTAGAAAGTCCAGCACTTTTAATTCAAAAAGAAGATAGTAAAGATATTAAAAAAGGTGACTTAGTAGAGATACTTCTTCTAAATCAGTTAAAGTAA
- a CDS encoding GGDEF domain-containing protein, translating into MKLQLFKSVTFKLILLVLVVLFSLISASLLFNSQIDRLKKQIDNLYFGNFVPIIKLENIQDNYKKIISCRTLKYICDFKKEKEIILNEWDYYYNSYKNKKERNVINSIDVALKETFKVNKLYKFKEIVKKIDFLIDYETQSAYKQRKFFVEDYKTMKDYLFFNILLLLVLTFAIVAYIIYQLVKKDNQLRILNTKYKIDSITDSMTQIYNRKYFDTIFDNMTFIANANKWECAFIMFDIDFFKQYNDTYGHDLGDVALKKVANALREYFNNKYEFVFRLGGEEFGVILFDIDYDILESCLKEINQKVVDLGIEHKTSEVLDVISISIGAIIYEPNTYISANKLFKRADDSLYKSKHNGRNQYHIYKGK; encoded by the coding sequence ATGAAATTACAGCTATTTAAGTCCGTTACATTCAAACTAATTTTATTAGTTCTTGTTGTTCTTTTTTCATTAATTAGTGCATCGCTTCTATTTAACTCTCAAATAGATAGGCTAAAAAAACAAATTGACAATCTTTATTTTGGTAATTTTGTGCCTATTATAAAATTAGAAAATATTCAAGACAATTATAAAAAAATTATTTCATGTCGAACACTTAAATATATTTGTGATTTTAAAAAAGAAAAAGAAATCATTCTAAATGAATGGGATTATTATTACAATTCTTATAAAAACAAAAAAGAGAGAAATGTAATTAATAGTATTGATGTTGCATTAAAAGAAACATTTAAAGTAAATAAACTCTATAAGTTTAAAGAAATAGTTAAAAAAATAGATTTTTTAATTGATTATGAAACTCAATCTGCGTATAAACAAAGAAAATTTTTTGTTGAAGATTATAAAACTATGAAAGATTATCTATTTTTTAATATACTTCTACTTTTAGTTTTAACTTTTGCAATTGTTGCATATATTATTTATCAACTTGTTAAAAAAGATAATCAATTAAGAATATTAAATACAAAATATAAAATTGATTCAATTACTGATTCAATGACACAAATATACAATAGAAAATATTTTGATACAATATTTGATAATATGACGTTTATTGCAAATGCAAATAAATGGGAATGTGCATTTATAATGTTTGATATTGATTTTTTTAAACAATATAATGATACTTATGGACATGACTTGGGTGATGTGGCTCTTAAAAAAGTTGCAAATGCTTTAAGAGAGTATTTTAATAATAAATATGAGTTTGTATTTAGATTAGGTGGTGAAGAGTTTGGTGTGATTTTATTTGATATAGATTATGATATCTTAGAATCATGCTTGAAAGAGATAAATCAAAAAGTTGTAGATTTAGGAATTGAACATAAAACAAGTGAAGTTTTAGATGTTATTTCTATTTCAATTGGTGCAATAATATATGAACCAAATACGTATATCTCTGCAAATAAACTTTTTAAAAGAGCAGACGATAGTTTATATAAATCAAAACATAATGGTAGAAATCAATACCATATATACAAAGGAAAATAA
- a CDS encoding CDP-alcohol phosphatidyltransferase family protein produces the protein MSFLFNKNNHFNLANIVTFFNIASGIFAIYFLTHHEFFAAALFAWLAGGFDIIDGKIARKYNLSTEFGIQLDSFADFLSFVIVPTMFIYFAVIDTKELMLNTPLIVFAFIYYVISGLRRLIQFNIDAEEGTVAKHFVGIPTPLGAILLWLVYLIYLTGFMNEHVVLVLMIIIGYLLNSKIKIPHL, from the coding sequence ATGTCTTTTTTATTTAATAAAAATAATCATTTTAATTTAGCTAATATAGTAACTTTTTTTAATATTGCATCAGGTATTTTTGCAATTTATTTTTTAACTCATCATGAGTTTTTCGCAGCAGCACTTTTTGCGTGGTTAGCAGGTGGCTTTGATATTATAGATGGGAAGATAGCAAGAAAATATAATCTTTCAACAGAGTTTGGAATTCAATTAGACTCATTTGCTGACTTTCTATCATTTGTAATTGTTCCTACAATGTTTATTTATTTTGCAGTAATAGATACAAAAGAGTTAATGCTTAATACTCCATTGATTGTATTTGCATTTATTTATTATGTTATTTCAGGTTTAAGAAGATTGATTCAATTTAATATTGATGCAGAAGAAGGAACAGTAGCTAAACACTTTGTTGGTATTCCTACTCCTTTAGGTGCAATTTTATTATGGCTTGTTTATTTAATATATTTAACAGGATTTATGAATGAACACGTTGTTTTAGTATTAATGATTATTATTGGATACTTATTAAATTCTAAAATAAAAATCCCTCATTTATAA
- a CDS encoding Ppx/GppA phosphatase family protein, producing the protein MNNEVVSIDLGSNSFRVLKYDCINNKIISEYNQVVGTADGLVDTGLISQEAQQRVITALKESIKVVDYKPSYAVAVTTAAMRKASNSQEVLENFEKQTGVRFSIIDGIEEARLTLLAVKYALKREKINSSKFILLDIGGGSTEIIVNTNDEYKSHSFDFGIVTMTQKFLKHHDLHNDLSKKKIQIKEYLNSLNINLNEYEFVATAGTPTTIAAVKLGQDFFSYDRNIVNGTIVDLKDLKDCLSIFDNCSKDEITKLVGSGRVEFIQVGIYIYRTIFEVLGKTESIVLDDGLREGVAINHYIM; encoded by the coding sequence ATGAATAATGAAGTAGTAAGTATAGATTTAGGTTCTAATTCTTTTAGGGTATTAAAATATGATTGTATTAATAACAAAATTATAAGTGAATATAATCAAGTAGTTGGTACAGCAGATGGTTTAGTAGATACTGGACTTATATCACAAGAAGCACAGCAAAGAGTTATAACAGCTTTAAAAGAATCAATTAAAGTTGTTGATTATAAACCTAGTTATGCTGTTGCAGTTACAACTGCAGCAATGAGAAAAGCTAGTAATAGTCAAGAAGTATTAGAAAACTTTGAAAAGCAAACAGGCGTGAGATTTAGTATTATAGATGGTATAGAAGAGGCTAGATTAACTCTTCTTGCTGTTAAATATGCATTAAAAAGAGAAAAGATTAACTCTTCTAAATTTATTCTTTTAGATATTGGTGGTGGTTCAACTGAAATTATTGTTAATACTAATGATGAGTATAAATCTCATAGTTTTGATTTTGGTATTGTTACAATGACTCAAAAATTTTTAAAACATCATGATTTACATAATGATTTATCTAAAAAGAAAATACAAATAAAAGAATATTTAAACTCATTAAATATTAATTTAAATGAATATGAATTTGTAGCAACAGCAGGAACTCCTACAACAATAGCAGCAGTAAAATTAGGACAAGATTTTTTCTCTTATGATAGAAATATTGTAAATGGAACAATTGTAGATTTAAAAGATTTAAAAGATTGTTTAAGCATCTTTGACAATTGTTCAAAAGATGAGATTACAAAGCTAGTTGGAAGTGGAAGAGTTGAGTTTATTCAAGTTGGAATTTATATATACAGAACTATTTTTGAAGTTTTAGGAAAAACTGAATCAATAGTGTTAGATGATGGGCTAAGAGAGGGTGTTGCTATTAATCATTATATAATGTAA
- a CDS encoding GNAT family N-acetyltransferase has translation MEIKIASEDEIKYCYKIMHQIREDLSDDALHKIISNQIKNGYQLAYVVHNDEVICVAGFSIGYKLSIGKHIYIDDFVTDKSVNATHAGKALLDFIKLYAKQQECKSIHLDSSVHRKDAHKFYLSQDLNIESHHFSIDLINF, from the coding sequence TTGGAAATAAAAATTGCAAGTGAAGATGAGATAAAATATTGTTATAAAATAATGCATCAAATAAGAGAAGACTTATCAGATGATGCTTTACATAAAATTATTTCAAATCAAATAAAAAATGGATATCAATTAGCGTATGTAGTACATAATGATGAAGTTATTTGTGTTGCCGGATTTTCAATTGGATATAAGTTATCTATAGGGAAACATATTTATATTGATGATTTTGTTACAGATAAAAGTGTTAATGCAACACATGCTGGAAAAGCTTTGTTAGATTTTATTAAATTATATGCGAAACAACAAGAATGCAAATCAATTCATTTAGACTCAAGTGTTCATAGAAAAGATGCTCATAAATTCTACTTAAGTCAAGATTTAAATATTGAATCTCATCATTTTAGCATAGATTTGATAAACTTTTAG
- a CDS encoding ATP-binding protein codes for MLELSKKISSLVGRTNAEYKLIKEGDKVLVGFSGGKDSLTLIHTLNRMKKVAQYDFDFKAVTVTYGMGEQVQFLADHCKEHGIDHEIIDTKIFELAGEKIRKNSSFCSFFSRMRRGYLYTTALEQGFNKVALGHHLDDAMESFFMNFFYNGTMRSMPPIYKAENGLEVIRPLIFCRERQLRAFADKNEINVIGDEACPGMRFDIKMPHARASTKKLLAKLEEENPQIFVSMKAAFKNFQPSTFFNKEELKTVLKEEED; via the coding sequence TTGCTTGAATTAAGTAAAAAAATATCTTCATTAGTTGGTAGAACTAATGCTGAATACAAATTAATAAAAGAGGGTGATAAAGTTTTAGTTGGTTTTTCTGGCGGAAAAGATTCTTTAACTCTAATTCACACTCTAAATAGAATGAAAAAAGTTGCACAATATGATTTTGATTTTAAAGCAGTTACTGTTACATATGGAATGGGTGAACAAGTACAGTTTTTAGCAGATCATTGTAAAGAACATGGAATTGACCATGAAATTATTGATACAAAAATATTTGAATTAGCTGGTGAAAAGATTAGAAAAAATTCTTCATTTTGTTCATTTTTCTCAAGAATGAGAAGAGGGTATTTATATACAACAGCACTTGAACAAGGTTTTAATAAAGTAGCTTTAGGACATCATTTAGATGATGCAATGGAATCATTTTTTATGAACTTCTTCTATAATGGAACAATGCGTTCAATGCCTCCAATTTACAAAGCTGAAAATGGTTTAGAAGTGATAAGACCTTTAATCTTTTGTAGAGAAAGACAATTAAGAGCATTTGCTGATAAAAATGAAATCAATGTAATTGGTGATGAAGCATGTCCTGGTATGAGATTTGATATTAAAATGCCTCATGCAAGAGCTAGTACTAAAAAATTATTAGCAAAATTAGAAGAAGAAAATCCACAAATTTTTGTATCTATGAAAGCTGCATTTAAAAATTTCCAACCATCAACATTTTTTAATAAAGAAGAATTAAAGACAGTTCTAAAAGAAGAGGAAGATTAG